A single Thermosynechococcus vestitus BP-1 DNA region contains:
- a CDS encoding YraN family protein, translating into MRHVGDRGEAVVAAWLQTQQCQILAQNWSCPWGELDIIACDPGGVVLFVEVKTRGSYNWDRDGLDAISPSKQRKLILAAQAFLESQPQWQEHPCRFDVALVRHQRGAYHLHHYLAQAFTLDSIK; encoded by the coding sequence ATGCGCCACGTGGGCGATCGCGGGGAGGCAGTGGTTGCGGCGTGGCTACAAACTCAGCAGTGTCAAATTTTGGCTCAAAACTGGTCTTGCCCTTGGGGTGAACTGGATATTATTGCCTGTGATCCGGGGGGAGTGGTCCTCTTTGTTGAAGTGAAAACCCGCGGTTCTTACAACTGGGATAGGGATGGCCTCGACGCTATTTCCCCCAGCAAGCAACGCAAACTCATTTTGGCAGCCCAAGCATTCCTAGAATCTCAGCCCCAGTGGCAGGAGCACCCCTGTCGCTTTGATGTGGCCTTGGTGCGACACCAAAGGGGTGCCTATCACCTCCATCACTATTTGGCCCAGGCCTTTACCTTAGACTCAATCAAGTGA
- a CDS encoding TMEM165/GDT1 family protein, whose translation MIKRGLPWREFGVAFLTVFLAEFADKTQIAVFFMAARAASPWLVFLGAALALVTTSLIGVWIGRWLSQYLSEQRLQTLTGSSLLAIALWLLWDMLHPNL comes from the coding sequence GTGATTAAGCGCGGGTTGCCATGGCGGGAGTTCGGGGTTGCGTTTTTAACCGTTTTTTTGGCTGAATTTGCCGATAAAACTCAAATTGCTGTATTTTTCATGGCTGCCCGCGCTGCCTCTCCTTGGTTGGTGTTTTTGGGGGCAGCTTTAGCCTTGGTGACCACTAGCTTGATTGGGGTATGGATTGGTCGCTGGCTATCCCAGTACCTCTCGGAGCAGCGATTACAGACGTTAACGGGCAGTAGTCTGCTGGCGATCGCCCTCTGGCTACTGTGGGATATGTTGCACCCAAACCTTTGA
- the feoB gene encoding Fe(2+) transporter permease subunit FeoB produces MAAIIALIGNPNCGKTTIFNGLTGANQRVGNWPGVTVERKQGGYRDQDLVVEVVDLPGVYALDAEESTGVDEQIARNFLLEGEYDLVINILDAANLERNFYLTTQLLDRGVPLILVLNMIDRAQANGMSIDTQGLSQRLGIPVLPFCAKQKAYFDQLRQAIRLALQDRPISTVRAPQPPIIEEAITDLLTKGAKDRGQALAWLQYLESVPKGEVPQLHQWRRRIHQTLEEDIDLVIADSRYRWIQHLMADVLERGDRPTTTISDRIDRIVLNRWLGIPIFLAVMYMVFLISINVGGAFIDFFDIGVGALVVGWPTQVLQTLHAPGWLIGLLAEGVGGGIQTTATFIPQIGLLFIFLTLLEDSGYLARAAFVMDRMMQWLGLPGKSFVPMLVSFGCNIPGIMATRVLENRRDRLMTILMNPFMSCGARLPIYALFVAAFFPRNGQNIVFSLYLLGIVAAIFTGFVIKRTLFQGEIAPFVMELPPYHLPTLRGVFLRAWERLKTFLSRAGKMIVLLVLILGLLNSVGTDGSFGKQDSTQSILSAFSRQITPIFSPMGIQPDNWPATVGLFTGVFAKEVMVGTMDALYTELARQENQEASAGEEVEPFSVWEQLRQAVLSIPQNLSELGQQMLDPLGFQVLQEAENPEAAAEVQEVHYTTFGQMAKRFRTPTAAIAFLIFVLLYFPCVSATAAVYRETNLSWTIFVTTWTTGLAYWVATAYYQIMTFAAHPVFSALCLVGLGAVMAIVIMALKYCGDRRRLSSPQEV; encoded by the coding sequence ATGGCAGCCATTATTGCTTTGATTGGCAATCCTAACTGTGGTAAAACAACAATTTTTAATGGTCTTACAGGAGCAAATCAGCGCGTTGGCAACTGGCCGGGAGTTACGGTTGAGCGTAAGCAGGGTGGCTATCGCGATCAAGATCTAGTAGTAGAGGTGGTGGATTTGCCGGGCGTTTATGCCCTCGATGCCGAGGAGAGCACTGGAGTGGACGAGCAAATTGCCCGTAATTTTCTCCTAGAGGGAGAGTATGACTTAGTCATAAATATCCTTGATGCGGCCAACCTAGAGCGTAATTTTTACCTGACGACCCAGTTACTAGACCGAGGGGTGCCGCTGATATTAGTGCTAAACATGATTGACAGAGCACAGGCTAACGGAATGAGCATTGACACCCAAGGGCTCAGCCAGCGTTTAGGCATTCCGGTCCTTCCTTTTTGTGCCAAACAAAAGGCCTACTTTGATCAACTGCGGCAAGCAATTCGCCTAGCTCTTCAAGATCGGCCCATTTCCACTGTTAGAGCGCCTCAACCCCCCATCATTGAAGAGGCAATTACTGATTTGCTGACCAAAGGTGCCAAGGATCGAGGACAAGCTTTGGCTTGGCTGCAATATCTAGAATCTGTTCCCAAAGGGGAGGTACCCCAACTTCATCAGTGGCGACGGCGGATTCACCAAACCCTAGAAGAAGATATTGATCTTGTGATTGCCGACAGTCGCTATCGCTGGATTCAGCATCTCATGGCGGATGTTTTGGAAAGGGGCGATCGCCCGACAACAACGATTTCGGATCGCATAGACCGAATTGTTCTCAACCGCTGGTTGGGGATTCCCATCTTCTTGGCTGTCATGTACATGGTGTTTTTAATTTCCATCAACGTTGGCGGTGCCTTCATTGACTTCTTTGATATTGGGGTGGGAGCATTGGTGGTGGGCTGGCCAACCCAAGTTCTACAAACCCTCCATGCCCCTGGTTGGTTAATTGGTCTGCTGGCGGAGGGAGTGGGTGGTGGCATCCAAACCACAGCAACATTTATTCCCCAGATTGGCCTGCTTTTTATTTTTCTAACACTCCTTGAGGACAGTGGTTATTTGGCGCGGGCAGCCTTTGTCATGGATCGAATGATGCAGTGGCTGGGGTTACCCGGCAAGTCCTTTGTGCCAATGCTGGTGTCCTTTGGCTGCAACATCCCGGGCATTATGGCCACTCGCGTCCTTGAAAATCGGCGCGATCGCTTGATGACCATTCTCATGAATCCTTTTATGTCCTGCGGTGCCCGCTTACCGATCTATGCTCTGTTTGTCGCTGCTTTCTTCCCCCGCAATGGTCAAAATATCGTATTTTCCCTCTACTTGTTGGGGATTGTAGCAGCGATCTTTACAGGGTTTGTGATAAAGCGCACCCTCTTTCAAGGGGAGATTGCGCCTTTTGTGATGGAATTACCCCCCTACCATTTGCCCACATTGAGGGGTGTATTCCTTCGAGCTTGGGAACGGCTAAAAACGTTTCTCAGCCGAGCCGGCAAGATGATTGTGCTCCTTGTGCTCATTCTGGGGCTACTCAACTCTGTGGGGACCGATGGCAGTTTTGGCAAACAGGATAGTACACAGTCGATTTTAAGTGCCTTTAGTCGTCAAATTACGCCCATATTTTCACCCATGGGAATCCAGCCCGACAACTGGCCGGCCACTGTGGGACTTTTTACAGGCGTGTTTGCCAAGGAAGTCATGGTGGGGACCATGGATGCTCTCTATACAGAACTAGCCCGGCAGGAAAATCAGGAGGCTAGCGCCGGAGAGGAGGTAGAACCATTTTCAGTTTGGGAACAACTGAGGCAAGCGGTGCTGAGTATTCCCCAAAATCTCAGTGAGCTGGGGCAGCAGATGCTTGATCCGTTGGGATTTCAGGTATTGCAAGAGGCAGAAAATCCCGAAGCGGCGGCTGAGGTGCAGGAGGTGCACTACACGACCTTTGGTCAGATGGCAAAGCGGTTTCGTACACCAACAGCAGCGATCGCCTTCCTCATATTTGTCTTACTGTACTTTCCCTGTGTGTCAGCCACTGCCGCAGTCTATCGAGAAACCAATCTTAGCTGGACAATCTTTGTGACAACTTGGACAACGGGCTTGGCCTACTGGGTTGCCACGGCTTACTACCAGATCATGACCTTCGCTGCTCATCCTGTCTTTTCCGCACTGTGCTTAGTCGGTCTAGGGGCGGTGATGGCAATTGTGATCATGGCCTTGAAGTACTGTGGCGATCGCCGGCGCCTTTCCTCGCCACAGGAGGTGTAA
- the queC gene encoding 7-cyano-7-deazaguanine synthase QueC yields the protein MVTTQKAVVLLSGGLDSSTVLFRAKALGYACYALSFDYGQRHRRELEAAIAIATSAGVVEHQILPLNLRLWGGSALTDLSIDLPRDRDLATMSQEIPVTYVPARNTIFLSVALAYAEALEARSVHIGVNALDYSGYPDCRPDYIAAMQEVYRLGTKQGREGQPIEIVTPLIDLHKTDIIRLGHGYGVPWEKTWSCYSDGQQACGRCDACRLRLAAFAELGLVDPLPYAVHPPL from the coding sequence ATGGTGACGACACAAAAGGCCGTCGTGTTGCTCTCAGGGGGCTTAGACTCCAGCACGGTATTATTTCGTGCCAAGGCACTGGGGTATGCTTGCTATGCCCTCTCCTTTGACTATGGGCAGCGCCACCGGCGCGAATTAGAAGCAGCGATCGCCATTGCCACCAGCGCTGGGGTTGTTGAGCATCAAATCCTGCCCCTGAATCTGCGCCTATGGGGGGGGTCGGCTCTGACAGACTTGAGCATTGACCTGCCTCGCGATCGCGATCTGGCCACCATGAGCCAAGAGATTCCCGTCACCTATGTCCCCGCCCGCAATACAATTTTCCTGAGTGTCGCCCTCGCCTATGCCGAAGCCCTGGAGGCACGAAGCGTTCATATTGGCGTTAATGCCCTCGATTACTCTGGCTATCCCGACTGTCGCCCCGACTATATTGCCGCAATGCAGGAGGTCTATCGCCTTGGTACCAAACAGGGGCGTGAAGGCCAGCCCATTGAAATTGTCACCCCCCTGATTGACCTTCACAAAACAGATATCATTCGCCTGGGTCATGGGTATGGTGTTCCTTGGGAAAAAACATGGTCTTGTTACAGCGATGGCCAACAGGCCTGTGGTCGCTGTGATGCCTGTCGGTTGCGTTTAGCGGCCTTTGCCGAATTGGGTTTAGTGGATCCCTTGCCCTACGCGGTTCACCCCCCGCTGTAG
- the dnaK gene encoding molecular chaperone DnaK, whose protein sequence is MAKVVGIDLGTTNSCVAVMEGGKPTVIANAEGFRTTPSVVAYTKNGDRLVGQIAKRQAVMNPENTFYSVKRFIGRRFDEVTHEATEVSYKVLNVNGNVKLDCPALGKQFAPEEISAQVLRKLKEDASKYLGEEVTQAVITVPAYFNDSQRQATKDAGKIAGLEVLRIINEPTAASLAYGLDKKANETILVFDLGGGTFDVSILEVGDGVFEVLATSGDTHLGGDDFDKKIVDYLAESFRAQEGIDLRKDRQALQRLTEAAEKAKIELSSVMQTEINLPFITATQDGPKHLDMTLTRAKFEELCSDLIDRCRVPVEQALKDAKLSKDQIDEVVLVGGSTRIPAIQELVKRLLGKDPNQSVNPDEVVAVGAAIQAGVLAGEVKDILLLDVTPLSLGVETLGGVMTKIIPRNTTIPTKKSEVFSTAVDGQTNVEIHVLQGEREMAADNKSLGTFRLDGIPPAPRGVPQIEVTFDIDANGILNVTARDKGTGKQQSISITGASTLPKEEVERMVREAEMNAAADKAKREKIETKNQAEQLCYQAEKQLNELGDKVSTSDKDRLTSLIANLRSEIGTEAEKKPIDAIDFGRVKSLMQDLQQALYSVGSSVYQSAQSSDGTGSSSSGGSGSGGDDEVIDAEFSETK, encoded by the coding sequence ATGGCAAAAGTTGTCGGAATTGATCTGGGGACCACCAACTCCTGTGTGGCCGTTATGGAAGGGGGCAAGCCCACGGTTATTGCCAATGCTGAAGGGTTTCGGACAACGCCCTCCGTTGTTGCCTATACCAAAAATGGCGATCGCCTCGTGGGTCAAATTGCCAAACGGCAAGCAGTCATGAACCCCGAAAATACCTTCTATTCTGTGAAGCGCTTTATTGGCCGTCGTTTCGATGAGGTGACCCACGAAGCCACCGAGGTCTCCTACAAAGTTTTGAACGTCAATGGCAACGTCAAGCTAGATTGCCCCGCCCTTGGCAAACAGTTTGCCCCTGAAGAAATTTCTGCGCAAGTCCTGCGCAAACTCAAAGAGGACGCCAGTAAATACCTTGGCGAGGAAGTCACCCAGGCGGTGATTACCGTGCCTGCCTACTTCAATGACTCACAGCGTCAAGCCACCAAAGACGCTGGCAAAATTGCAGGTCTTGAAGTTCTGCGGATCATTAACGAACCCACCGCTGCTTCCTTGGCCTATGGCCTAGATAAAAAAGCCAATGAAACCATTCTCGTCTTCGACCTTGGCGGTGGCACCTTTGACGTCTCCATCCTTGAAGTCGGTGATGGGGTTTTTGAAGTGCTCGCCACCTCTGGGGACACCCACCTTGGCGGTGACGACTTCGACAAAAAAATTGTGGACTATCTAGCCGAATCTTTCCGTGCCCAAGAAGGCATTGACCTGCGCAAAGACAGACAGGCCCTGCAACGGCTCACCGAGGCAGCAGAAAAAGCCAAAATTGAACTCTCCAGCGTCATGCAAACGGAAATCAACCTGCCCTTCATTACCGCGACACAGGATGGTCCTAAGCACCTCGACATGACGCTCACCCGCGCCAAATTTGAGGAACTCTGCTCTGATCTGATTGACCGTTGCCGCGTACCGGTCGAGCAAGCCCTCAAAGACGCCAAACTTAGCAAAGACCAGATTGATGAAGTCGTACTCGTGGGAGGTTCCACCCGCATTCCCGCCATCCAAGAGCTGGTCAAACGGCTATTGGGCAAAGACCCCAACCAGAGTGTCAACCCCGATGAAGTCGTCGCCGTGGGTGCTGCCATTCAAGCTGGGGTGCTCGCAGGGGAAGTGAAAGACATTCTCCTTCTCGATGTCACACCGCTGTCTTTGGGGGTGGAAACCCTGGGTGGTGTGATGACGAAAATTATTCCCCGCAACACCACGATCCCCACGAAAAAATCTGAGGTTTTCTCCACCGCCGTTGACGGTCAAACCAATGTGGAAATCCACGTTCTCCAAGGGGAGCGGGAAATGGCCGCCGACAACAAGAGCCTCGGTACCTTCCGTTTGGATGGCATTCCGCCAGCACCGCGCGGCGTGCCCCAAATCGAAGTTACGTTTGATATTGATGCCAACGGTATCCTCAACGTAACCGCTCGCGACAAAGGTACCGGCAAACAGCAGTCCATTAGCATCACAGGGGCGTCAACGCTGCCCAAGGAAGAAGTGGAACGCATGGTGCGCGAAGCAGAAATGAATGCCGCCGCCGATAAAGCCAAACGCGAGAAAATCGAGACTAAGAACCAAGCGGAGCAACTCTGCTATCAAGCGGAGAAACAGTTGAATGAGTTGGGGGATAAAGTCTCCACCAGTGATAAGGACCGTCTCACCTCCCTCATTGCCAACCTGCGCTCGGAAATCGGCACTGAAGCGGAGAAGAAACCCATTGATGCCATTGACTTTGGACGGGTGAAATCCCTGATGCAGGATCTGCAACAAGCCCTCTACAGTGTCGGCTCAAGTGTCTATCAAAGTGCTCAGTCCAGTGATGGCACTGGCTCCAGCAGCAGCGGTGGCAGTGGTAGCGGCGGTGATGACGAAGTGATTGACGCCGAGTTCTCAGAAACCAAATAG
- a CDS encoding mechanosensitive ion channel domain-containing protein produces MPSQVIELWSLFIGIVDAPLFRLGRETISLRWLLQVVLLLILVAILARFFKGVLKNQLLPRLGLDLGNREAISTVISGAGGALGYIIVLQAVGINLDSLAVIIGGLGVGIGFGLQDVTRNLISGLTLLIERKVRVGDFVEIGNISGYVQEVSMRATVIQTFNGSNVVVPNTYLADSPVLNWYYETHRGRIDIPIGVAYGTDPVLVTEVLLNIAYSESDVLREPAPRVIFREFGDSALNFELWVWTDAIERRVFIKSSLNFKIDYYFRQHNISIPFPQRDIWIRNAPALSLVSEPAETVGMPLAPATPSLRSLLRQVSYFQCMNDLQLRFLIESGYRKHLRAGEILFRAQEPINSFYIVLQGQMAAVYEEEGEFKPIMMFNPGEHFGELPLMLGVACPTTMMAMMDTVLFVLPREGFEQLLKEHPALADDIAVAIARRQDVLAQHQQELQQLSRQESDPSRPMNWIRDRLQKLLNW; encoded by the coding sequence ATGCCATCTCAAGTCATTGAACTGTGGTCATTGTTCATTGGTATTGTCGATGCACCCTTGTTTCGCCTTGGGCGGGAAACCATTTCCCTGCGCTGGCTGTTGCAGGTGGTGCTGCTGCTCATTCTCGTTGCAATTTTAGCGCGGTTTTTCAAGGGGGTACTGAAAAATCAACTTTTACCGCGCCTTGGTTTGGATTTGGGCAACCGCGAGGCCATTTCCACGGTGATTAGTGGTGCCGGAGGGGCACTGGGCTACATCATTGTTTTGCAAGCGGTGGGGATTAATCTCGATTCCCTAGCGGTCATTATCGGCGGCTTGGGGGTGGGGATTGGCTTTGGTTTGCAGGATGTCACCCGCAATCTCATCAGTGGTCTGACCCTCCTGATTGAACGCAAAGTGCGTGTTGGTGACTTTGTGGAAATTGGAAACATCAGTGGCTACGTTCAGGAAGTCTCGATGCGCGCCACAGTGATTCAAACCTTTAACGGTTCAAATGTGGTGGTGCCCAATACTTACCTTGCCGATAGTCCGGTACTGAATTGGTACTATGAGACCCATCGGGGTCGCATTGATATTCCCATTGGGGTCGCCTATGGCACGGATCCAGTTTTGGTGACGGAAGTGTTGCTCAATATTGCTTACTCTGAGTCAGATGTCCTCAGGGAGCCAGCCCCCCGCGTTATTTTCCGCGAATTTGGTGATTCCGCCCTGAACTTTGAGCTGTGGGTATGGACAGATGCCATTGAGCGGCGAGTATTCATCAAGAGCAGTCTCAATTTCAAGATTGATTACTACTTTCGGCAGCACAATATCTCGATTCCTTTCCCACAGCGGGATATCTGGATTCGCAATGCACCAGCCCTTTCTCTTGTCTCTGAACCAGCCGAAACAGTAGGCATGCCCTTGGCACCGGCAACGCCCTCCTTAAGGTCTCTGCTGCGGCAGGTGAGCTACTTTCAGTGCATGAATGACCTACAACTGCGCTTTCTCATTGAATCGGGCTATCGCAAGCACTTGAGGGCAGGGGAAATTTTATTTCGTGCTCAGGAGCCCATTAATAGTTTCTATATTGTATTGCAGGGGCAGATGGCAGCAGTCTATGAGGAGGAGGGTGAATTCAAGCCAATCATGATGTTTAATCCGGGGGAGCACTTTGGCGAACTGCCCCTTATGCTGGGGGTGGCCTGCCCAACAACAATGATGGCAATGATGGATACGGTGTTGTTTGTTCTGCCACGGGAGGGATTTGAACAGTTGCTCAAGGAACACCCTGCCCTTGCCGATGACATTGCGGTGGCGATCGCCCGCCGCCAGGATGTGTTAGCACAACATCAACAGGAGCTTCAGCAACTGAGTCGCCAAGAGTCGGATCCCAGTCGTCCGATGAACTGGATTCGCGATCGCCTGCAAAAACTGCTGAACTGGTAA
- a CDS encoding FeoA family protein — protein sequence MSKLISLAAAEPGKLYMIARLACTNPRELLAMGLRPGVTVTILQKNNHGAVMIALRDQRFCINHALAQHILLAAVTGEVDLRTAPIGARLRISGYAPTAPSYKRKLLAMGLTPGTELEIIRHAPLGDPTEIKVRGFHLSLRKEEADALEVSPL from the coding sequence ATGTCCAAGCTGATTTCCCTGGCAGCGGCTGAGCCTGGCAAGCTCTACATGATTGCTCGGTTGGCATGTACTAACCCTCGAGAGCTTTTGGCAATGGGTCTAAGGCCAGGGGTCACGGTTACCATCCTGCAAAAGAATAATCACGGTGCTGTGATGATTGCTCTCAGGGACCAGCGATTTTGCATTAACCACGCCTTAGCGCAACACATTTTGCTGGCAGCTGTCACGGGAGAGGTTGATCTACGCACTGCTCCCATTGGGGCCCGTCTGCGCATTAGTGGGTATGCCCCCACTGCCCCTAGTTATAAACGTAAATTGTTGGCAATGGGTTTAACCCCCGGCACTGAACTTGAGATCATCCGCCATGCCCCCCTAGGCGATCCCACAGAGATTAAAGTGCGGGGTTTCCATTTGAGCCTACGTAAGGAGGAGGCCGATGCCCTGGAAGTTTCGCCACTGTAA
- a CDS encoding glutamyl-tRNA reductase: MNIAVIGLSHKTAPVDVREKLSVPEDVRERALQHLCGYAHIQEATILSTCNRLEIYIVTSDTEVGVREVHQFLSEWSHIPLPQLRPYLFILLHQDAVMHLMRVASGLDSLVIGEGQILSQVKRCHQLGQQYKSIGPILNRVFTGAIAAGKRVRTETSIGTGAVSISSAAVELADLRLQNLQNCRIAVVGAGKMSRLVVQHLIARGVKEIRIINRSLERAQELAQQFPEVRFELFTMTDLLPIVAAMDLVFTSTAATEPLLDRDNLGAVLVGDRSLAIIDISVPRNVHANVTELGTVQLFNVDDLQAVVAQNQEARRQLAQEAEGILEEELETFLAWWHALETVPIIRSLRQKMEAIRTQELEKALSRLGSEFADKHQGVIEAMTRTIINKILHDPTVQLQSQRDLESRQRAMQTLQDLFNLEPIEA; this comes from the coding sequence ATGAATATTGCTGTTATTGGCTTGAGTCACAAAACCGCCCCTGTGGATGTGCGTGAAAAATTGAGTGTGCCAGAGGATGTGCGGGAGCGGGCACTGCAACATTTGTGCGGCTATGCCCATATTCAGGAGGCGACAATCCTCAGCACCTGTAACCGCTTAGAAATTTACATTGTTACCAGTGACACTGAGGTGGGCGTGCGGGAAGTGCATCAGTTTCTCAGTGAGTGGAGTCACATTCCTCTACCCCAACTGCGTCCCTACCTCTTTATCCTGCTCCATCAGGATGCGGTGATGCACTTAATGCGAGTAGCCTCGGGTCTGGATAGCCTAGTGATTGGCGAGGGGCAAATTCTCTCTCAAGTTAAACGCTGTCATCAGTTGGGGCAGCAGTACAAATCCATTGGGCCGATTCTCAATCGTGTCTTTACGGGGGCGATCGCTGCCGGTAAGCGGGTACGCACAGAAACCAGTATTGGCACTGGGGCAGTCTCCATCAGTTCAGCGGCAGTAGAACTGGCGGATCTGCGGCTGCAAAATCTACAAAACTGCCGAATTGCCGTTGTCGGTGCAGGTAAAATGTCCCGTTTGGTGGTGCAACACCTCATTGCCCGCGGGGTCAAGGAAATCAGGATTATCAATCGCTCCTTAGAACGGGCCCAGGAACTAGCACAGCAATTTCCAGAGGTACGGTTTGAACTCTTCACAATGACCGATTTACTGCCAATTGTGGCCGCCATGGATTTAGTGTTCACAAGTACGGCGGCAACCGAGCCCCTACTGGATCGAGACAATTTAGGGGCTGTACTGGTGGGCGATCGCTCCCTTGCCATCATTGATATTTCCGTGCCCCGCAATGTCCATGCCAACGTGACAGAGTTGGGCACCGTACAACTCTTTAATGTGGATGATCTCCAAGCCGTGGTTGCCCAAAACCAAGAGGCTCGACGCCAGTTGGCCCAAGAGGCTGAGGGCATCCTTGAGGAGGAATTAGAGACATTTTTGGCTTGGTGGCACGCCCTGGAAACGGTACCAATCATCCGCAGTCTGCGCCAAAAAATGGAAGCGATTCGCACCCAGGAACTGGAAAAAGCCCTCTCCCGCTTAGGTAGTGAGTTTGCTGACAAGCACCAAGGGGTTATTGAAGCAATGACCCGCACCATCATCAACAAGATTCTCCATGATCCGACCGTACAACTGCAATCGCAGCGGGATTTAGAGAGTCGTCAACGCGCTATGCAGACCCTCCAAGACTTGTTTAATCTCGAACCCATCGAAGCCTAG